In the Deltaproteobacteria bacterium genome, CAGCTCGACCCCGCACCTCGGGCGATTCAAGAAGGGCGCGTTTCATCTCGCCATGGCCGCCAAGGCGCCGATCGTCCCGATCGTGTTTCGCAACGCGCTCGACGCGATGCCCAAACACGCCATGGTCGTACGACCCGCGACGGTCGAGGTGGTGGTCCACCCGCCAATCGCGACGACATCGTGGAAGCCCGAAGAGATCGACCAGCGCGTCGCCGAGATCTACAAGCTGTACACCGAAACGTTGAGCCTCTGAGGTTCGCGCAGGTGAGCGGCGTACTTTGGCAGACAAAAAACGCAGTGAGCGAAGGCCATGAGGAGATTTACGAAGTGGCTGTTCGCTAGCCCAGAGCTTCCGGCCACACCGTGGAGAGTCGTTGCGTGGTGGGAGGTTCGCCGCATCCCTTTCAACCTTGTAGTTGGTACATACGGAGCCCTCTGCTTCGCGGTCTTCTTTTGGGCGATCACCACCAGCGGCCATCTGCAACCCGGAGAGGATGCGGTGGAGCCCATTGCGTTGATGGCAGCTCCGGTCGGGATCAACGCGCTCTACGCCTTGGGGTGGTTGGTAGAGGTAGCTGTTCGCCTTCCGATGCCGGACCTCAGCCCGCGATTCGGACCGCTGCTTCTGAAGCTCGGGTTCTGGTTCGGGCTTTTTCTCATCACGGTCCCCGCAGGGTGTTGGGCTGGGTATCGCTTGCTTCAACTTACGGGAGTAGTGAAGTGACAAGGGCAGGGCTTCTTGCATGCGGTCTAGCTACCGAATCAGCGGTCGGACCTGACAGTCCGTACCGCGACTCAACCGCAGCGTTTAGGCCGCGTGACGGGATCGCGGCGGCGCAGCGATACGATCTAACCGATCGAGCGTATCGGGAAACCGACGGACCAGAAGGATCAGCGCGGCGGCTTGCTCGTTGGGCGCGCTGCGTCCATGCTCCCATCGCTCGAGGGTGCGAGGGTTGATTCGCAACTTCCATGCGAACACGCGCTGCGACATGTTCAGCCTCTCCCTGGTGTCGCGGACCAGTGCGGCGCTGACACGTGGGAGGGGCTTCGCCTCGATCTGGTGGGTACGCAACGTCACCTTGCCCTCGCGGTGAGCGCGCATGGCACCCACGCCAGTCATCAACTCGTCGAACAGATTCCGCTTCTTGCGTCCCATGATGGTTACCTCATCCTTCTGCGCATCGGCCGAGGCCGGATGGCCCGCGCCCGCCGTTCCGTGTCTATCGCGATCTTCAGGGCGCGCTTCTGCGCGGCCGTGAGATCCTCGATCTCGTTCTTCCCGTAGATTGTCATCAGCCAAATCTGCGAGTCATCTGGGAACCAGTAGTAGATGATCCGCAGTCCTCCACGTGTTCCTTTTCCTCTGCGTGGATCTGGCCAGCGACATTTGCGGAAGCCGCCGGTCTGCGGCATGACTACGCCCGCCTCTGGGTTGGCCATCAAGATCGCTTGCAGCCGCCGGTACTCGTCGTCGGTCAGGTACGATGGCAAGTTGCGCGTGAAGGCGGGTGCCTCGATGAAGAGCATGAA is a window encoding:
- a CDS encoding helix-turn-helix domain-containing protein produces the protein MGRKKRNLFDELMTGVGAMRAHREGKVTLRTHQIEAKPLPRVSAALVRDTRERLNMSQRVFAWKLRINPRTLERWEHGRSAPNEQAAALILLVRRFPDTLDRLDRIAAPPRSRHAA